AACGACGGCCCCAGGTACGCGACGCGCCAACCCGCGTCCAGCGCCACCGCGCTCACCGCCATCGCACCCAGCTCGTGCTGCTCACCCGATGGCGTCGTGGCCACAATCAGAGGACCGGATACCGGCTGTGCGTATGCTTCGAGCATCCACGACAACACCCGCCGCGCGGCCTCCGTCACAGTGTGCTCCTGCGCAGGACCGACCTGCCCGGCATGCCACATCTCACCCACCTCGTGCAGCAGCGGAATCAACACCTCTCCCAGGAACTCCTGCGGCCGCAGCGATACGACCGCCCCCGTCAGCGCGGCGTGTACCGCCTCCCCGTCCATGCGCTCGCCCGCCGCCAGGCACGATTCCCGGATCTGCGTCACGGCCCCCGTCGTGACGACAGACTGAACCGCCCCCACATGCCGCTCCGCCCCCGTGCCCACATCGCCCGCCGCCAGATCCCTCAGCTCCTCCACCTTCAGCCCGGCGATCTGCGATATGCTGCGACCCGCGTCCGTCAGCTCACGCAGCAGACGCAGGCGC
The Longimicrobiales bacterium genome window above contains:
- a CDS encoding MerR family transcriptional regulator codes for the protein MNEWDRQLEAGVLHPIGVVARRTGLTLHVLRAWERRYGVVVPVRTAGGQRLYSDADVERLRLLRELTDAGRSISQIAGLKVEELRDLAAGDVGTGAERHVGAVQSVVTTGAVTQIRESCLAAGERMDGEAVHAALTGAVVSLRPQEFLGEVLIPLLHEVGEMWHAGQVGPAQEHTVTEAARRVLSWMLEAYAQPVSGPLIVATTPSGEQHELGAMAVSAVALDAGWRVAYLGPSLPAAEIARAARRLNAAAVALSVVNDGVVESAAREMLELGEALPEGVTMLVGGRGAEAGRAPLELAGARVITDLDELRSMLSAGGRIAGVSA